In one Epinephelus moara isolate mb chromosome 6, YSFRI_EMoa_1.0, whole genome shotgun sequence genomic region, the following are encoded:
- the sim1a gene encoding single-minded homolog 1-A isoform X1, with amino-acid sequence MKEKSKNAARTRREKENSEFYELAKLLPLPSAITSQLDKASIIRLTTSYLKMRIVFPEGLGESWGHVSRSTSLDGVSQELGSHLLQTLDGFIFVVAPDGKIMYISETASVHLGLSQVELTGNSIYEYIHPADHDEMTAVLTAHQPYHSHFVHEYEMERSFFLRMKCVLAKRNAGLTCGGYKVIHCSGYLKIRQYSLDMSPFDGCYQNVGLVAVGHSLPPSAVTEIKLHSNMFMFRASLDMKLIFLDSRVAELTGYEPQDLIEKTLYHHVHSCDSFHLRCAHHLCELVLVKGQVTTKYYRFLAKHGGWVWVQSYATIVHNSRSSRPHCIVSVNYVLTETEYKGLQLSLDQATSKASFPYSSSTASSLTENCRTPKSRVSRPKTKARLSPYTQYPSFQTERSESDQDSPWGSSPLTDSASPQLLEHGEGLDASCVYRQFTTDPRKLCYSLSEEHHHPTSDGYTHLHAHGQGQSCERGRCEAGRYFLGAPPPGRDAWWSTTRSVLPLSKSSLENREGCDSSVPHITAIHSYHGRGQWEEDSVVSSPDGGSASDSGDRYQADHYRCSPQEPSKIETLIRATQQMIKEEESRLQLRKGPPDAPLGPANGLPKGAGPCFTSEYPQGPLPIQTVVCRGLSHVISPAPSPAPLSRLSSPGSERLHKPKDYLQTDLSPLSLPLHHPFGRPGPCSASPTSAPALYPSHTHPRPYSDKHKAYSLTGYTLEHLYDPESLRGYCTSASTGPTHYDMTPHLRIQAEQTPGHKGTSVIISNGS; translated from the exons GCCTGGGGGAGTCCTGGGGTCATGTGAGCCGCAGCACTTCTCTGGATGGAGTCAGCCAGGAGCTAGGCTCGCATCTCTTACAG ACATTAGACGGCTTCATTTTTGTGGTTGCTCCAGATGGGAAAATAATGTACATATCAGAAACAGCATCAGTGCACTTGGGCCTGTCGCAG GTAGAGTTGACGGGAAACAGCATTTATGAATACATTCATCCAGCAGACCATGATGAAATGACAGCCGTCCTAACAGCACACCAGCCTTACCATTCACACTTTGTTCATG AATATGAAATGGAACGCTCCTTCTTTCTGAGAATGAAATGTGTCCTCGCTAAAAGAAATGCTGGGCTTACCTGTGGAGGCTACAAG GTAATCCACTGTAGCGGCTACCTGAAGATCCGTCAGTACAGCCTGGACATGTCTCCATTTGACGGCTGCTATCAGAACGTGGGGCTGGTGGCCGTCGGTCACTCGTTGCCACCTAGTGCTGTCACTGAGATCAAACTGCACAGCAACATGTTCATGTTCAGAGCCAGCCTGGACATGAAGCTCATCTTCCTTGACTCGCG GGTTGCAGAGCTGACAGGCTACGAGCCTCAGGATCTAATCGAGAAGACTCTGTATCATCATGTCCACAGCTGTGACTCCTTCCACCTGCGATGTGCTCATCACTTGTGTGAGTTAG TGCTGGTGAAAGGTCAGGTCACCACTAAGTACTACCGTTTCTTGGCCAAGCATGGTGGCTGGGTCTGGGTTCAGAGTTATGCAACCATCGTACACAACAGCCGCTCATCCCGACCGCACTGCATTGTTAGTGTCAACTATGTTCTCAC GGAGACAGAGTATAAAGGCCTTCAGCTTTCTCTGGACCAGGCCACGTCCAAGGCCTCTTTCCcctacagcagcagcaccgcCAGCAGCCTTACGGAGAACTGCAGAACTCCGAAGAGCAGAGTATCACGGCCCAAGACCAAAGCTAGACTCTCGccatacacacag TATCCTAGTTTCCAGACAGAGCGCTCAGAGTCTGACCAGGACAGTCCCTGGGGCAGCAGCCCTCTCACTGACTCAGCCTCCCCTCAGCTGCTGGAGCACGGTGAAGGCCTGGATGCCTCCTGCGTGTACAGGCAGTTCACCACTGATCCCCGCAAGCTCTGCTACAGCTTGTCTGAAGAGCACCATCACCCCACCAGCGACGGTTACACACACCTCCACGCACATGGTCAAGGTCAAAGTTGTGAGCGAGGTCGATGTGAGGCGGGGCGTTATTTTCTAGGAGCACCTCCGCCTGGCAGAGACGCGTGGTGGAGCACCACCCGGTCCGTCCTACCGTTGAGCAAGAGCTCCTTGGAGAACCGTGAGGGATGTGACAGCAGCGTGCCACATATCACAGCCATCCACAGCTACCATG GCCGGGGCCAGTGGGAAGAGGACAGCGTGGTTAGCTCCCCAGATGGGGGCTCAGCCAGTGACTCAGGGGATCGATACCAGGCTGACCACTACCGCTGCAGCCCACAGGAACCCAGCAAGATTGAGACACTGATCCGAGCCACGCAGCAGATgatcaaagaagaagaaagtcgACTTCAGCTGCGTAAAGGCCCTCCAGATGCCCCACTGGGGCCCGCCAATGGGCTGCCAAAGGGTGCTGGTCCATGCTTTACTTCTGAGTATCCTCAAGGGCCCCTGCCGATACAGACTGTGGTGTGTCGAGGTTTGAGTCATGTAATCAGCCCTGCACCTAGTCCTGCCCCCCTGTCCAGGCTCAGCAGTCCAGGTTCTGAACGCCTTCACAAGCCCAAAGACTACCTCCAAACAGACCTGTCCCCCCTTTCTTTGCCATTGCACCATCCATTTGGTCGGCCGGGTCCATGCTCGGCTTCCCCCACCTCAGCGCCAGCCCTTTACCCCTCCCACACTCACCCACGGCCCTACTCGGACAAGCATAAAGCCTACTCCCTGACAGGCTACACTCTGGAGCACCTCTATGACCCAGAGAGCCTTAGGGGCTACTGCACCTCAGCCAGCACGGGCCCCACCCACTACGATATGACCCCTCACCTCCGCATACAGGCAGAACAGACCCCCGGACATAAAGGCACCTCTGTCATTATCAGTAATGGCAGCTAA
- the sim1a gene encoding single-minded homolog 1-A isoform X2, with product MKEKSKNAARTRREKENSEFYELAKLLPLPSAITSQLDKASIIRLTTSYLKMRIVFPEGLGESWGHVSRSTSLDGVSQELGSHLLQTLDGFIFVVAPDGKIMYISETASVHLGLSQVELTGNSIYEYIHPADHDEMTAVLTAHQPYHSHFVHEYEMERSFFLRMKCVLAKRNAGLTCGGYKVIHCSGYLKIRQYSLDMSPFDGCYQNVGLVAVGHSLPPSAVTEIKLHSNMFMFRASLDMKLIFLDSRVAELTGYEPQDLIEKTLYHHVHSCDSFHLRCAHHLLLVKGQVTTKYYRFLAKHGGWVWVQSYATIVHNSRSSRPHCIVSVNYVLTETEYKGLQLSLDQATSKASFPYSSSTASSLTENCRTPKSRVSRPKTKARLSPYTQYPSFQTERSESDQDSPWGSSPLTDSASPQLLEHGEGLDASCVYRQFTTDPRKLCYSLSEEHHHPTSDGYTHLHAHGQGQSCERGRCEAGRYFLGAPPPGRDAWWSTTRSVLPLSKSSLENREGCDSSVPHITAIHSYHGRGQWEEDSVVSSPDGGSASDSGDRYQADHYRCSPQEPSKIETLIRATQQMIKEEESRLQLRKGPPDAPLGPANGLPKGAGPCFTSEYPQGPLPIQTVVCRGLSHVISPAPSPAPLSRLSSPGSERLHKPKDYLQTDLSPLSLPLHHPFGRPGPCSASPTSAPALYPSHTHPRPYSDKHKAYSLTGYTLEHLYDPESLRGYCTSASTGPTHYDMTPHLRIQAEQTPGHKGTSVIISNGS from the exons GCCTGGGGGAGTCCTGGGGTCATGTGAGCCGCAGCACTTCTCTGGATGGAGTCAGCCAGGAGCTAGGCTCGCATCTCTTACAG ACATTAGACGGCTTCATTTTTGTGGTTGCTCCAGATGGGAAAATAATGTACATATCAGAAACAGCATCAGTGCACTTGGGCCTGTCGCAG GTAGAGTTGACGGGAAACAGCATTTATGAATACATTCATCCAGCAGACCATGATGAAATGACAGCCGTCCTAACAGCACACCAGCCTTACCATTCACACTTTGTTCATG AATATGAAATGGAACGCTCCTTCTTTCTGAGAATGAAATGTGTCCTCGCTAAAAGAAATGCTGGGCTTACCTGTGGAGGCTACAAG GTAATCCACTGTAGCGGCTACCTGAAGATCCGTCAGTACAGCCTGGACATGTCTCCATTTGACGGCTGCTATCAGAACGTGGGGCTGGTGGCCGTCGGTCACTCGTTGCCACCTAGTGCTGTCACTGAGATCAAACTGCACAGCAACATGTTCATGTTCAGAGCCAGCCTGGACATGAAGCTCATCTTCCTTGACTCGCG GGTTGCAGAGCTGACAGGCTACGAGCCTCAGGATCTAATCGAGAAGACTCTGTATCATCATGTCCACAGCTGTGACTCCTTCCACCTGCGATGTGCTCATCACTTGT TGCTGGTGAAAGGTCAGGTCACCACTAAGTACTACCGTTTCTTGGCCAAGCATGGTGGCTGGGTCTGGGTTCAGAGTTATGCAACCATCGTACACAACAGCCGCTCATCCCGACCGCACTGCATTGTTAGTGTCAACTATGTTCTCAC GGAGACAGAGTATAAAGGCCTTCAGCTTTCTCTGGACCAGGCCACGTCCAAGGCCTCTTTCCcctacagcagcagcaccgcCAGCAGCCTTACGGAGAACTGCAGAACTCCGAAGAGCAGAGTATCACGGCCCAAGACCAAAGCTAGACTCTCGccatacacacag TATCCTAGTTTCCAGACAGAGCGCTCAGAGTCTGACCAGGACAGTCCCTGGGGCAGCAGCCCTCTCACTGACTCAGCCTCCCCTCAGCTGCTGGAGCACGGTGAAGGCCTGGATGCCTCCTGCGTGTACAGGCAGTTCACCACTGATCCCCGCAAGCTCTGCTACAGCTTGTCTGAAGAGCACCATCACCCCACCAGCGACGGTTACACACACCTCCACGCACATGGTCAAGGTCAAAGTTGTGAGCGAGGTCGATGTGAGGCGGGGCGTTATTTTCTAGGAGCACCTCCGCCTGGCAGAGACGCGTGGTGGAGCACCACCCGGTCCGTCCTACCGTTGAGCAAGAGCTCCTTGGAGAACCGTGAGGGATGTGACAGCAGCGTGCCACATATCACAGCCATCCACAGCTACCATG GCCGGGGCCAGTGGGAAGAGGACAGCGTGGTTAGCTCCCCAGATGGGGGCTCAGCCAGTGACTCAGGGGATCGATACCAGGCTGACCACTACCGCTGCAGCCCACAGGAACCCAGCAAGATTGAGACACTGATCCGAGCCACGCAGCAGATgatcaaagaagaagaaagtcgACTTCAGCTGCGTAAAGGCCCTCCAGATGCCCCACTGGGGCCCGCCAATGGGCTGCCAAAGGGTGCTGGTCCATGCTTTACTTCTGAGTATCCTCAAGGGCCCCTGCCGATACAGACTGTGGTGTGTCGAGGTTTGAGTCATGTAATCAGCCCTGCACCTAGTCCTGCCCCCCTGTCCAGGCTCAGCAGTCCAGGTTCTGAACGCCTTCACAAGCCCAAAGACTACCTCCAAACAGACCTGTCCCCCCTTTCTTTGCCATTGCACCATCCATTTGGTCGGCCGGGTCCATGCTCGGCTTCCCCCACCTCAGCGCCAGCCCTTTACCCCTCCCACACTCACCCACGGCCCTACTCGGACAAGCATAAAGCCTACTCCCTGACAGGCTACACTCTGGAGCACCTCTATGACCCAGAGAGCCTTAGGGGCTACTGCACCTCAGCCAGCACGGGCCCCACCCACTACGATATGACCCCTCACCTCCGCATACAGGCAGAACAGACCCCCGGACATAAAGGCACCTCTGTCATTATCAGTAATGGCAGCTAA